One region of Candidatus Omnitrophota bacterium genomic DNA includes:
- a CDS encoding extracellular solute-binding protein, translating into MKNPVSLKFWVMPIGGVDTGPMMDKEIEEFERTHPGIKIDLSIIPWTQAWKRIIFAAKTKQLPDIFQIGNTWTKTLASVGSLADLTSEASEERLKNKFHPVSWATCEDETTRLIHAIPWGAETRMLFYRKDMFKKFNLSAGDISTWELFEKTCSVLKGYDHGNGPIGVLGVSDIKDQGLVHDTVPWIWSSGGDYLSKDGLAAAFDKEEALRGIKFYFDLMNRDYAPVRERKVPAYPGHDFFITGKYAMCIAGAFVAADYIPGFFGTSSNRASPEIIDKFGVAFLPSGPAGRFSFAGGSNLAISNYSANKHEAWLFMKFLTSNESQVNLYKSIGTLPAGIEPFSEIFRGETDQEKVLKQTYSEYGRSYRQIDFWGGVEFIITEFFGNLIDAIKTRKYNEKYLASEARRYADQVNYILSL; encoded by the coding sequence ATGAAAAATCCCGTATCTCTCAAATTCTGGGTCATGCCCATAGGCGGCGTCGACACGGGCCCGATGATGGACAAAGAGATAGAAGAATTTGAGAGGACCCACCCCGGAATAAAGATAGACCTCTCGATAATCCCCTGGACCCAGGCGTGGAAAAGAATAATTTTCGCGGCCAAGACCAAGCAGCTGCCGGATATCTTCCAGATAGGGAATACCTGGACGAAGACCCTCGCATCCGTAGGCTCATTAGCTGACCTTACTTCAGAGGCCTCTGAAGAGAGGCTGAAGAACAAATTCCATCCCGTCTCGTGGGCTACCTGTGAGGACGAAACGACAAGGCTGATACACGCCATCCCGTGGGGCGCCGAGACCAGGATGCTCTTCTACAGGAAAGATATGTTCAAGAAGTTCAATCTTTCAGCCGGCGATATCTCAACATGGGAACTTTTCGAAAAGACATGCTCGGTCCTCAAGGGGTATGACCACGGCAACGGGCCTATTGGGGTCCTCGGCGTTTCTGACATAAAAGACCAGGGGCTTGTCCATGATACCGTCCCCTGGATATGGTCGTCAGGAGGGGATTACCTCTCAAAAGACGGCCTTGCCGCGGCCTTTGACAAGGAAGAGGCCCTGAGGGGGATAAAGTTCTACTTCGACCTGATGAACAGGGATTACGCGCCGGTCCGGGAAAGGAAAGTCCCGGCATATCCGGGGCATGATTTTTTTATTACCGGAAAATACGCCATGTGCATAGCCGGCGCGTTCGTCGCCGCAGATTACATCCCCGGTTTCTTCGGGACGTCCTCAAATCGCGCGTCGCCGGAGATAATCGATAAGTTCGGGGTGGCTTTTCTCCCTTCCGGGCCGGCCGGACGTTTCAGTTTCGCGGGAGGAAGCAACCTGGCGATATCGAACTATTCGGCGAATAAACATGAGGCCTGGCTCTTCATGAAATTCCTTACCTCGAATGAATCGCAGGTCAACCTGTATAAGTCTATAGGCACACTGCCCGCGGGCATCGAGCCATTCTCCGAGATCTTCCGCGGGGAGACCGATCAGGAGAAGGTCCTGAAACAGACTTACAGCGAATACGGCAGGAGCTACAGGCAGATAGATTTCTGGGGCGGGGTCGAATTCATTATAACCGAGTTTTTCGGGAACCTCATCGACGCGATAAAAACCCGGAAGTATAACGAAAAGTACCTGGCTTCCGAGGCGCGCAGATACGCCGACCAGGTAAATTATATCTTATCATTATAG
- the rimO gene encoding 30S ribosomal protein S12 methylthiotransferase RimO: MPTKISLISLGCARNLVDSEIILGTLKDSGFAVTASPRGADIVIVNTCSFIEDAKKESIETILDLIEFKNSGKIKGILVAGCLPQRYGKALQKEMGEIDGFIGVEGFARLPGIINDIMDGKRIYSVTRNPVYLYDWKTPRQALTPRHFAYIKISEGCSHKCSFCVIPKIRGRHRSRGMGSIVAEAQDLIGRGVKEINLIGQDTTLYGVDLYRRPALAELLKRLARLKGARWMRLMYAHPAHLNDGLISVIAGEERICKYIDLPVQHINDRILKAMRRGTSSASIRGLIARLRGRIPGIAIRTAVIAGFPGETDKEFKELLDFVKETRFERLGAFVYSAEEGTPAAGSNGRIPEKEKLARWNELMKAQRRISSDNNKRCIGRRFEVLIDEKEASGGKHYLGRTYMDAPEIDGGVYINGPGIRVGDFATARITGALEYDLISEKELAK, from the coding sequence ATGCCGACCAAGATATCGCTTATCTCATTGGGCTGCGCGAGGAACCTGGTAGATTCCGAGATAATTTTAGGCACGCTTAAAGATTCCGGGTTCGCGGTAACGGCATCCCCCCGCGGCGCGGATATAGTAATAGTCAATACCTGTTCTTTTATAGAAGACGCCAAAAAAGAATCTATCGAGACCATCCTCGACCTCATCGAATTCAAGAACTCCGGAAAAATAAAGGGGATACTTGTCGCGGGCTGCCTCCCGCAAAGATACGGCAAGGCGCTGCAAAAAGAGATGGGCGAGATAGACGGTTTCATAGGCGTCGAGGGTTTCGCAAGGCTTCCCGGGATCATAAATGATATCATGGACGGGAAGAGGATCTACAGCGTCACACGTAACCCCGTATACCTCTATGACTGGAAAACGCCCAGGCAGGCTCTTACCCCAAGGCATTTCGCCTACATAAAGATCTCCGAGGGCTGTTCGCATAAATGCTCCTTCTGTGTCATACCTAAGATACGCGGCAGGCACAGGAGCCGAGGTATGGGATCGATCGTCGCCGAGGCACAGGACCTTATAGGCAGGGGTGTAAAAGAGATAAATCTGATAGGGCAGGATACCACCCTCTACGGCGTCGACCTTTACCGCCGGCCCGCGCTTGCGGAATTGCTTAAAAGGCTCGCGCGGCTCAAAGGGGCGCGGTGGATGCGGCTCATGTACGCGCATCCGGCACATTTAAATGACGGGTTGATCTCGGTCATAGCCGGCGAGGAAAGGATATGCAAATATATCGACTTGCCTGTCCAGCATATCAATGACAGGATACTTAAGGCGATGAGGAGGGGGACGTCAAGCGCGTCGATCAGGGGCCTGATCGCAAGATTGCGCGGGCGCATCCCGGGGATAGCCATCCGTACCGCCGTCATCGCGGGTTTTCCGGGCGAGACGGATAAGGAATTCAAAGAACTTCTCGATTTTGTTAAAGAGACAAGATTTGAGCGGCTCGGTGCTTTTGTGTATTCGGCGGAAGAGGGGACTCCTGCAGCGGGTTCGAATGGCCGTATACCCGAAAAAGAAAAATTAGCGCGGTGGAACGAGTTGATGAAGGCACAGCGCCGCATCTCTTCGGATAATAACAAAAGATGCATAGGCCGCAGGTTTGAGGTCCTTATCGACGAAAAGGAGGCCTCCGGCGGAAAGCATTACCTGGGCCGGACATATATGGATGCCCCGGAGATCGACGGGGGGGTATACATAAATGGTCCCGGCATCAGGGTAGGGGATTTCGCGACCGCGAGGATAACGGGCGCTCTGGAATATGATCTGATCAGCGAGAAAGAACTGGCTAAATGA
- the pgsA gene encoding CDP-diacylglycerol--glycerol-3-phosphate 3-phosphatidyltransferase: MNLSNKLTISRIFLAFVLMYFLFAKWQGAKYFAFFTFAAASLTDYFDGYFARKENKITDFGKLMDPIADKILVLSAFLAFVELELIPAWTVVVIMAREVTVTGLRIAALTRGKVIEAEEAGKHKTVSQMIAVSMILIFLMFKDAGTSLAFWNVDTEKWLLNLIFFVMLITVALTLTSGISFFIKNRKLFN, from the coding sequence ATGAACCTTTCGAACAAACTAACTATCTCCAGGATATTCCTGGCTTTCGTCCTTATGTATTTCCTTTTTGCCAAATGGCAGGGCGCGAAATATTTCGCATTCTTTACCTTCGCGGCTGCATCCCTTACCGATTATTTCGACGGGTATTTTGCCCGGAAAGAAAACAAGATAACCGATTTCGGGAAATTGATGGACCCGATAGCCGACAAGATCCTCGTCCTGTCGGCTTTCCTGGCTTTCGTCGAGCTTGAGCTCATCCCGGCGTGGACGGTAGTGGTAATAATGGCAAGGGAAGTTACGGTCACCGGGTTGAGGATCGCCGCACTTACAAGGGGGAAAGTCATCGAGGCGGAAGAAGCGGGAAAGCACAAGACCGTCTCGCAGATGATAGCCGTATCGATGATACTCATATTCTTGATGTTCAAGGACGCCGGAACTTCCCTCGCTTTCTGGAATGTCGATACCGAGAAGTGGCTCCTTAACCTGATATTCTTCGTCATGCTCATTACCGTCGCGCTTACGCTTACGTCCGGGATATCCTTTTTCATAAAGAACAGGAAGCTGTTCAATTGA
- a CDS encoding competence/damage-inducible protein A — protein sequence MIAEIISIGTEILLGQILNTNQQWLSLKLAELGIDVYHQSTVGDNPERLGRAIRQGMLRSDIVITTGGLGPTVDDITLEAISRAMPKKLIFHSAIASKIKAHFGSQCLNMPSGNLRQAHIPEGAKIFGNDVGTAPGFLVEQDGKMLIALPGPPRELNPMFERYAMPYLKKKAGPGRVMKIRTINITGLGEEAVDLKVKDLLKSPPPATVGIYAKPALIELKITAKAKNEKAAKTLIDRIDKKISARLKGYVFGRDNETLEGAVGKILAANAKTLAIAESCTGGLISTRITDIPGSSRYFRMGVVAYSNDAKISQLCVSPGTISKYGAVSRQTAIEMAKNIRDISGADIGLSVTGIAGPGGATKAKPVGLVYITLAMPGKTICKVFRFRGDREMIKFRSSQAALDLLRRYL from the coding sequence ATGATAGCCGAAATAATCTCTATAGGCACCGAGATTCTCCTTGGGCAGATACTGAACACTAACCAACAGTGGCTCTCTTTGAAACTCGCCGAACTGGGGATAGATGTCTATCACCAGTCTACCGTAGGGGATAACCCGGAACGTTTGGGCCGCGCGATACGGCAGGGGATGCTCCGCTCGGATATCGTGATAACTACCGGCGGACTGGGCCCTACCGTAGACGATATCACCCTCGAGGCGATATCGCGCGCGATGCCGAAAAAACTCATCTTTCACAGTGCGATAGCCTCTAAAATAAAAGCTCATTTCGGGAGCCAATGCCTGAATATGCCTTCCGGAAACCTCAGGCAGGCGCACATCCCCGAAGGAGCGAAGATCTTCGGGAACGATGTCGGCACCGCCCCGGGCTTCCTCGTCGAACAGGACGGAAAAATGCTGATAGCCCTTCCCGGGCCGCCGCGCGAATTAAACCCGATGTTCGAAAGATACGCAATGCCTTACCTGAAAAAGAAAGCCGGACCTGGCCGGGTAATGAAGATCCGCACGATAAACATAACCGGCCTGGGCGAAGAGGCCGTAGACCTTAAAGTAAAAGACCTGTTAAAAAGCCCGCCGCCGGCCACTGTAGGCATTTACGCCAAACCGGCTTTGATAGAATTAAAGATAACGGCGAAGGCGAAAAATGAAAAAGCCGCGAAGACCCTGATAGACAGGATCGACAAAAAGATCTCCGCGCGGCTGAAAGGTTATGTATTCGGCCGCGATAATGAGACCCTAGAGGGCGCAGTGGGAAAGATCCTGGCCGCAAATGCAAAAACGCTCGCAATAGCCGAATCCTGCACCGGCGGGCTTATCTCGACCAGGATCACCGATATCCCTGGAAGCTCGAGATATTTCAGGATGGGGGTCGTCGCTTACTCGAACGACGCGAAGATATCCCAACTATGCGTCTCGCCCGGCACAATTTCAAAATATGGGGCAGTGAGCCGCCAAACTGCCATAGAAATGGCAAAAAACATCAGGGATATCTCAGGGGCGGATATCGGACTTTCTGTCACAGGGATCGCCGGGCCCGGCGGCGCCACAAAGGCAAAACCGGTCGGGCTTGTCTATATAACTCTCGCCATGCCGGGAAAGACTATCTGCAAGGTATTCCGTTTCAGGGGCGACCGGGAAATGATCAAATTCAGGAGTTCGCAGGCGGCGCTCGATCTTCTCAGAAGATATCTGTAG
- a CDS encoding sensor domain-containing diguanylate cyclase → MEEKIGREKLQDHLRILQDSVRVFFQLETGLDQTLKAGLKSILEDIGFDAVYIFLYEETTNSLECYQARMRGKGIIAGESRIPVKDDGGGMLVDVFLGKSDSAIWDDGLQICLPLITADYKLGFLMADKLASKKKITPEEKNMLSDYAREFSRGIRHIKVFHANLRKISMLLALSKISEAMASTLELSHVLSIILKSAVEVLHFDRAKLYLIDKEENILKGVASADIRKVARPIEMEHYRIERGVNTIVDSLFDEGPPPVPGAQGTEGMFLYVPMMVKNARIGVLVVDNIFSQQPITKDERESIDILANQAAITIEKARLYEEVKELSIRDSLTGLYVHNFFLARLDEEVKRAVRSKEKFALIIIDIDGFKRYNDLYGHQAGDMIITSLADILKVHIRNFDVKGRPVDAIGRYGGDEFVVLLARSDTGNAVTVGKRLREAVKAKEIKVDGKSISFTISMGIAVYPDDGTTQQQLFKKADDALYWAKQHGKDQVCLVKDIGKKGSTDIF, encoded by the coding sequence GTGGAAGAGAAGATCGGAAGAGAAAAATTACAAGATCACCTCAGGATCCTGCAGGATTCGGTAAGGGTATTCTTCCAGCTTGAGACCGGGCTGGACCAAACCCTCAAGGCGGGGCTTAAGTCTATTCTCGAAGATATCGGTTTCGACGCCGTCTATATATTCCTCTACGAGGAGACGACAAACTCGCTGGAATGCTATCAGGCACGGATGAGGGGAAAGGGGATAATAGCCGGAGAGAGCAGGATACCCGTAAAGGACGATGGCGGCGGGATGCTGGTCGATGTATTCCTCGGAAAGAGCGATTCCGCAATATGGGACGACGGTCTGCAGATATGCCTGCCGCTGATTACCGCGGATTATAAACTTGGGTTCCTTATGGCGGATAAACTGGCCAGCAAGAAGAAGATAACACCCGAAGAAAAAAATATGCTAAGCGACTACGCCAGGGAATTCAGCAGGGGTATAAGGCACATAAAGGTGTTTCACGCCAATCTGCGGAAGATAAGCATGCTCCTGGCCCTCTCCAAGATAAGCGAGGCCATGGCCAGCACCCTGGAATTAAGTCACGTGCTTTCGATAATCCTCAAGAGCGCTGTCGAGGTGCTGCATTTCGACAGGGCAAAACTCTATTTAATTGATAAGGAAGAGAATATCTTGAAAGGAGTCGCCAGCGCCGATATCAGGAAAGTCGCCAGGCCTATAGAAATGGAACATTACCGGATCGAAAGAGGCGTTAACACGATAGTTGACAGCCTGTTCGATGAAGGGCCACCCCCGGTTCCCGGGGCGCAGGGGACAGAAGGCATGTTCCTTTACGTCCCGATGATGGTGAAGAACGCCAGGATAGGCGTGCTTGTGGTAGATAATATCTTCAGCCAGCAGCCGATAACAAAAGACGAGCGGGAGAGTATCGATATACTAGCGAACCAGGCGGCGATCACGATAGAAAAAGCTAGATTATACGAAGAGGTGAAAGAGCTTTCCATCCGCGACAGCCTCACCGGCCTCTATGTGCATAATTTTTTTCTCGCTCGCCTCGATGAAGAAGTAAAGAGGGCCGTAAGGTCCAAAGAGAAATTCGCCCTTATCATAATCGATATCGACGGGTTTAAGAGGTATAACGACCTCTATGGCCATCAGGCGGGCGACATGATAATAACCTCGCTGGCGGACATCCTAAAGGTGCATATACGTAATTTCGATGTCAAAGGCCGGCCCGTGGACGCGATAGGCAGGTACGGCGGGGATGAGTTTGTCGTCCTTCTAGCCAGGTCCGATACAGGCAATGCCGTCACCGTAGGAAAAAGGCTGAGGGAAGCGGTCAAGGCCAAAGAGATAAAGGTCGACGGTAAATCCATCTCTTTCACCATAAGTATGGGCATCGCCGTCTATCCGGATGACGGCACAACACAGCAGCAGCTGTTCAAGAAGGCGGACGACGCCTTATACTGGGCAAAACAACACGGGAAGGACCAAGTCTGCCTTGTGAAGGATATAGGGAAGAAGGGCTCTACAGATATCTTCTGA
- the pabB gene encoding aminodeoxychorismate synthase component I, giving the protein MEKTPLRLSLLDEDFLEERECFMLFETSLFDGENSKSYILFDPVDTIKVDRFSNVKRAFERIEEYSKGHFLAGYFSYELGYYFEKASFAPKDPSSRPLIHLCIFKNMMTFDHRTGMLSPRMPGLFTEEAGRRDFRVDNPRFNLTKHAYFRKISRIKKHIKNGDTYQVNLTGKYSFGFSGSAFSFYRDLKEKQNVPYGAFCKLGGGYLLSLSPELFFRRDGNTIYSRPMKGTIGRGANMKEDRSRISELKHNAKEVAGNLMIVDLIRNDLGKISKAGSVKVSSLFDVEKYNTLFQMTSTIKSVLRDDVTYFDIFRSLFPGGSVTGAPKIRTMQIIKDLEKADRKVYCGALGIIFPGNKAVFNLPIRTISISRGKGRVLSKAKGEMGVGGGITVDSDPEEEYRECVLKARFLTERHSPFSLIETMLWDGKFKFLDRHLGRMRDSAAYFGFVFDRAKITGKLKSARKAFKRGFQYRVRVLMPKDGEATIEASKIERNPGRSAAPVAVSGSRTDPGNLFLYHKTTNRGLYDAEYKRHRAKGYFDVIFLNTQDEVTEGAITNIVVKKNGRFYTPPLSSGLLPGVFRAYLIKTGRVKEKRIFLDDLRKADKVFLCNSVRGLVEVKLTSPCP; this is encoded by the coding sequence ATGGAAAAAACTCCCCTCAGGCTTTCTCTTTTGGATGAAGATTTCCTGGAAGAACGGGAATGTTTCATGCTCTTCGAGACGAGCCTTTTTGACGGCGAAAATTCGAAAAGCTACATCCTCTTCGACCCGGTCGATACCATAAAGGTTGACAGGTTCAGTAATGTCAAACGGGCGTTCGAGCGCATAGAGGAGTATTCGAAGGGACACTTTCTTGCCGGATATTTTTCGTATGAACTGGGATATTATTTCGAGAAAGCGTCTTTCGCCCCGAAAGATCCCTCTTCACGTCCGCTGATCCACCTGTGTATATTCAAAAATATGATGACCTTCGACCACAGAACAGGAATGTTATCGCCCCGTATGCCCGGCCTTTTCACGGAAGAGGCCGGCCGGCGCGATTTTCGCGTCGATAATCCGAGGTTCAACCTTACGAAGCATGCATACTTCCGTAAGATATCACGGATAAAAAAACATATTAAAAACGGCGACACCTACCAGGTCAATCTTACCGGGAAATACTCCTTCGGTTTCTCGGGCAGCGCCTTTTCTTTCTACCGGGACCTCAAGGAAAAACAGAACGTGCCGTATGGCGCCTTCTGCAAACTGGGCGGGGGATATCTCCTCTCGCTATCCCCCGAACTCTTCTTCAGGAGAGACGGCAATACCATATACTCCAGGCCGATGAAAGGGACGATCGGACGAGGCGCGAATATGAAGGAGGACCGCAGCAGGATATCGGAGCTTAAACACAACGCCAAGGAAGTCGCGGGAAACCTGATGATCGTCGACCTGATACGAAACGACCTGGGAAAGATCTCAAAGGCCGGCAGCGTCAAGGTATCTTCGCTCTTCGACGTAGAAAAATACAATACCCTTTTCCAGATGACCTCTACCATAAAAAGCGTTTTAAGGGACGACGTGACCTATTTCGATATATTCAGGAGCCTCTTTCCGGGGGGGTCTGTTACCGGCGCCCCCAAAATAAGGACGATGCAGATAATAAAGGATCTCGAGAAAGCCGACAGGAAGGTCTACTGCGGCGCGCTCGGCATCATCTTTCCAGGAAATAAAGCGGTCTTTAACCTGCCTATCAGGACGATATCCATATCGCGCGGGAAAGGCAGGGTCCTGAGCAAAGCGAAGGGCGAGATGGGCGTCGGCGGAGGGATAACAGTCGATTCCGACCCGGAGGAGGAATACCGCGAATGCGTCCTAAAGGCCAGGTTCCTCACGGAAAGGCACAGCCCTTTCTCTCTTATCGAGACGATGCTGTGGGACGGGAAATTCAAGTTCCTGGACCGGCATCTCGGAAGGATGCGCGATTCGGCCGCGTATTTCGGGTTCGTTTTTGACCGCGCGAAGATAACCGGTAAATTGAAAAGCGCCCGGAAGGCCTTTAAAAGGGGTTTTCAATACAGGGTGCGGGTCTTGATGCCTAAAGACGGCGAAGCAACTATAGAAGCCTCGAAGATCGAACGGAACCCGGGGCGCTCCGCAGCGCCTGTCGCGGTCTCGGGATCAAGGACTGATCCCGGCAACTTATTCCTCTACCACAAAACGACAAACAGGGGACTTTACGACGCTGAATATAAGCGTCATCGTGCGAAAGGATATTTCGACGTCATATTTCTTAATACGCAAGATGAAGTGACCGAGGGCGCCATAACAAACATTGTGGTAAAGAAAAACGGGAGATTTTACACTCCCCCTCTCTCCTCCGGCCTTCTGCCCGGCGTCTTCAGGGCATATTTGATAAAAACCGGCCGGGTGAAGGAGAAGAGGATATTTTTGGATGACCTGCGTAAAGCCGATAAGGTATTTCTTTGTAATTCGGTCCGGGGGCTCGTTGAAGTCAAATTGACTTCTCCCTGTCCTTAA
- the thpR gene encoding RNA 2',3'-cyclic phosphodiesterase, protein MGETIRVFIAIEIPPEARDELISVQATLKRSGADVKWVEPENIHLSLRFIGDVGPDKAEEIKNQLAVVASASKAFELTIKGIGAFPDLDHPGVIWAGVDRGAAESARIADDLEAKLRAIGIAGEEREFHPHITLGRVRSGRNGDKLRGLVETVGFEAGPAIKAEYLTLFMSRLTPQGSVYTALLKAKMAISRTERFA, encoded by the coding sequence ATGGGTGAGACTATAAGGGTTTTCATAGCGATAGAGATTCCTCCAGAGGCGCGCGATGAACTCATCTCAGTCCAGGCAACGCTCAAAAGATCCGGCGCCGATGTTAAGTGGGTCGAACCGGAGAATATCCACCTCTCACTCCGGTTCATCGGGGACGTAGGGCCGGATAAGGCGGAGGAGATAAAAAACCAGCTTGCCGTCGTCGCTTCCGCTTCCAAAGCATTTGAACTCACGATAAAAGGCATAGGAGCATTCCCCGACCTTGACCATCCCGGGGTCATATGGGCAGGCGTGGACCGGGGGGCCGCCGAATCGGCGCGGATCGCGGATGACCTGGAGGCTAAATTACGCGCCATAGGCATCGCCGGGGAAGAGAGGGAATTTCATCCTCACATAACGCTTGGGAGGGTCCGTAGCGGGAGGAACGGCGACAAATTGCGCGGGCTTGTCGAAACGGTCGGGTTTGAGGCTGGCCCGGCGATAAAAGCGGAATACCTTACGCTCTTCATGAGCCGGCTGACGCCACAGGGCTCTGTTTATACCGCGCTTTTGAAGGCCAAGATGGCTATAAGCCGGACCGAGAGGTTCGCGTAG
- a CDS encoding DUF4115 domain-containing protein gives MESIGSRIKDARESKGISIDEAQKETRISGKILSAIEADRAQEFISGPVYIKSFIKKYADYLGLDGASLAESFTGEKPAFKEQISVLNKDDRWGTAPAGIKFPFKKMIYAAIAVLVIFFTVKFIGIAGSKTIAFFKSRPKAENKVVVSVKPKPAAKPAPKAAAAQALRIPKGENLMLSLKARADVYLKLRVDGSVVYDGILKKGSSEKWEAKESFEVSASKGEALTADMNGTPLAPLGKGVIKGLRLHK, from the coding sequence ATGGAATCAATCGGGTCGAGAATAAAGGACGCGCGGGAATCAAAAGGGATATCGATCGATGAGGCGCAAAAAGAAACCCGCATAAGCGGGAAGATCTTAAGCGCCATCGAGGCGGACAGGGCGCAGGAATTTATATCAGGCCCGGTCTATATAAAGAGCTTTATCAAGAAATACGCCGATTACCTGGGGCTTGACGGCGCATCTCTGGCCGAGAGCTTTACCGGGGAGAAGCCCGCGTTCAAGGAGCAGATCTCTGTCCTTAATAAGGATGATAGGTGGGGTACGGCGCCCGCAGGAATCAAATTCCCCTTCAAAAAGATGATCTATGCAGCGATAGCCGTGCTGGTCATCTTCTTCACCGTTAAATTTATAGGCATTGCAGGCTCAAAGACGATCGCGTTCTTCAAATCAAGGCCTAAGGCCGAAAATAAGGTTGTAGTGTCGGTAAAGCCGAAACCGGCGGCTAAGCCGGCGCCTAAGGCCGCGGCAGCGCAGGCCCTGCGGATACCGAAAGGCGAAAACCTCATGCTCTCGCTTAAGGCGCGCGCTGACGTATATTTGAAGTTAAGGGTCGACGGCAGCGTCGTATACGACGGCATCCTGAAGAAGGGATCGAGCGAGAAATGGGAGGCGAAGGAATCTTTCGAGGTCTCAGCCAGCAAGGGCGAGGCGCTGACAGCGGATATGAACGGGACACCCCTGGCCCCGTTGGGAAAAGGCGTGATAAAAGGCCTGAGATTACACAAGTAG
- a CDS encoding phosphatidylglycerophosphatase A, which yields MKTVIRLVSTCFYAGYIPKVSGTAGSVCGLLLFLLVNYSLPVTFITLSVLTAAALLVIRGAEELFGKKDSRRIVIDEAIGMMIALLFIPMRPELIALAFVLFRVFDITKPFPIKRIEKMESPWGVVLDDVVAAAYANLSVRLIAILAFKSAV from the coding sequence TTGAAGACCGTCATCAGGCTTGTGAGCACGTGTTTCTACGCGGGCTATATCCCCAAGGTATCCGGTACGGCCGGTTCTGTGTGCGGCCTGCTGCTTTTCCTTCTTGTGAATTACAGCCTTCCGGTCACGTTCATAACCTTATCGGTATTGACGGCGGCGGCGCTTCTGGTTATAAGGGGCGCGGAGGAGCTCTTCGGAAAAAAGGATTCGAGGAGGATAGTAATTGACGAGGCGATAGGGATGATGATAGCGCTCCTGTTCATACCGATGAGGCCGGAGTTGATCGCCCTTGCTTTCGTATTGTTCAGGGTATTCGACATAACGAAACCCTTCCCGATCAAACGGATAGAAAAAATGGAGAGCCCGTGGGGAGTGGTGCTGGATGATGTGGTTGCGGCTGCCTACGCGAACCTCTCGGTCCGGCTTATAGCCATCTTGGCCTTCAAAAGCGCGGTATAA